CGGGTCCACGCAACTGTTCGATGGTTTTCTGGACGCGCTGGACCGGATGTGCCGACAACAGTTGTAGCACTCGTACATATTGTTTTGCTCCCGCCCGTAAGCCATGCCGGTTCTCCAGCCGTTCACGAAGTTCGTCGAACACCGGCGGTAGCTTCCACTGACGGTAGACGTTGGAGTGATCTAACGCAGCCGGTCGCCGCCCCAAAGCTGCGAGGTAATGCAACGGGTTAAGAATCTGACACCCTTTCTCATAGCCTCTCTGATGGGTCGCCACCACAGTTCCCTTAAAGACAATTTCCACACGGTCAACGTAACCTTTGACGCTCACCGTCTGAAACGCACACTGTCGCGGCACGCTATAATCCACGTTCTCAAACCGGGCGAACTGATACTTGTTGACCTTTACTTCCCGGCGGATGCACGGATCAAAGCGGTGTCTGGGCAACCCGGCGGCGTTTTGTTTGTCCTGTTCGAATCGTGTGCCGATGGTTTCTGTCTTACCACTGCTGAGGCGCTGCTGTTCCTGGAGGCAGCATTGCCGAAGATAGATGTTGAGTTCCTCGAAATCTTCCATCTTGGGAACCGGAGTCGACCACTTCCGCTGCAATGTCTTCACGCGATTCTCAACGACCGGTTTTTCGTTCCCGCTGGCCGGCAGGCAGAACAGTGGTTCAAAGGCATAATGACTTGCCAGGGCCGCATAACACTGGTTGATCTTGCGACTCCGCCCGCTGAGCACCGCGTCGGCCACCGTTTTCGGGTTGTCCCACCAGACTTCTTTGGGAACACGATCAAAATACTCGAACGCCTGCACCATGCCTTCCAGAATCGCTTCGGTGCGTTCTGTCGGCAGAGCGATCACAAAGGGGGCGTTGGAATACGACCAGACCAGAATCAACACTGAAACCTGTCGTCGCCCGTCAGGAAAATCGACATAAATCTTGCCGAAGTCGGCTTCCAGCCGCTGGCCCGGTTGGTGATCAAGCGGAATGAATGTTTCCCGTTTATTGGTTCGGTGCTTCCGCACGAATCGACAAACTGCATCGTAACCGCCGAGGTAGCCGTGCTCGTCCCGCAGTCGCTCAAAGATCCGTTGTGCCGTGTGCCGCTGCTTGGGTGGTTGCGATTCATCATCGGCGAGAATCTGTCGGATGGTCTCATGAAAGGGGCCCAGTCGGGGGGCTGCCTGAGTCTGGCGCTGCGAATATTGTTGCGGTTGCCCTTCACCGTGTAATACTTCGCGGATCTTTCGCCGTGAATGATGAAATGTCCGAGCGATTTCCCGGATGCTCAACCCGTCGCGATGAGCACGCCGTATACGTCCGTAATCGTCCACCGTAAGCATCCTTCACCCCGAAACTGAAGCTCAAAAGCCTCCAGTATCAGGAACTTGCTACGATGGGTCCATTTTACGCGCCAATTGCTTCCCCAAAGTGGGTCCGCTTTACACGCCAATCTCCAGACTCGGGCGGAGATACCGAAGAGGGGTTTTCTTTCAGTAATATTTCGCCCTGAGAATAGTATTTTCGTAAGTTATCCCGTGCTCCGAGCCAAAATAACCATTCTAGAAAGAGAAACCCGACGACTACCCAGAGAGGAACTGTATTATGGGATAACAGACGAGCTGCCATGAGAATGGCAAACGAGATCATCATATTGCTGTGAAATTTGTGGTAGTTGTAATGAGTCAGTACCAGATACTGATAAGCAGTCAGTTTTTCCTGCAGTCGACCGAAATTCTGTTGTGGTTCCGGAATACCAGTACGATGTTGAATTCGATCCAGGATCAACCACCGCAGGGTTGAAATTGTAAGCCCTACTGCCAAGGAAAATACCGTCACATACAAAAATCCCCCAACTGTTGCACTTTGATCAGAAGAAGACCAGATCCAGACTCGTACTGTTTCTGAAAGAAAACTGACACCGATCATCGCAATGAACCCCGGCAAGATGTAGGAAATAAGGATACCATAGTTGCTGGAGTTGGGATCTCGCATTGAGCATCAGTAAACCACATCTTGACTTATCGCGCAAGTGATTTGTTTTGCATTCTGTGCTCCTTAGCTGATGCTGAAGAAAAGCGGCTTCGTACGATTTCTGTGAGGGTAACACTTTAAAAGAGCGCCTGCTGTGTTTTGGGAGGCTCATCATCGTTTTCAGGAGATGGTTTCTGTGGCTTTGCTGTATCTGTTTTCAAGTCCCCTTCTGCGCGATTTTCTTCAGATCTATGTATCGGTGAATTCTGTTGTTCCTCAGACTGTTCCTGAAGTGCATGGCATTGTTCCAAGCGTAATACCCAATCAGGAATCTCAATAATCTGTGGGACGTTTTGCTCTGGTACAGAGTTGGGAAAAGATTCCTCATCCAGTGTGTCGAGCAAACTTTGTTTAGTGTGGTGTTGCAATTCGGGAAGCACGGGGCACTGCTCCGGCGGGACTTCACGGATCACGCCTCGCCGACGTCCCTGCGGGCCTTTGTGAAAGAAACTCCCAATACGATACACGAACTGCACTTCACTGGTTAAGGTGTTGCCGCAAATAATCCAACCATACTTTTGACGCAAACCAAGATTTATAGCTGCGAGCCGAGCACATCTGGCATCAATATCTTGACCGACAAGTTCCGCTTTTGGACGGAGTTTACCCGCCTCGATGAGAGGGATTCCTGATCCACAACATGGATCGGATATTGAGGTGTCACGGTTGTCACCGTCCTCGGTTTCATCAATTGTCATCTTTGCCATCAATTGAGCCACGGATGGGGGTGTGAGATAGAGGCTGTGTTCGCCATAACTGATACAGCCCTGAAAAAGATCTCCCAGCACGTCGTTGTCAGTGCGACTCATGGCATCGACGGTCTGTGCCAAGAACACCGGCATCAGATCGACTCCCCTCTTCCCTATCTCTCCTTTTGTGTGTGCCTTGATAGCTTCGAAATACTCAGGCTCCATTGTTTCTGCAGCAAGGGCAGCAACAGAGGCACGAATTGTATCTTCAAATGCTTGTGCACGGCTGACGTTTGAGCGTCGAGTGATCTCTTCGAGTGTTTGAAACAGTTGCCTGGTTTCAGAATATGAGAAAAACTCCTTTGTCATAGAGGGACATACAGAATGCCAGAGAGATAGGCCCAAGACAAAAAGAAATCACGCTCAATGAGAGAGGAAAAAGAGATACCACGCACGTGATCGAAATCGTGTCTAGATTGGACATACTCAAGCAGGGAAGCAGAAACAGTTTCAGATTGAGAACCGTACATCAAATGAACAAGAAGTCGCTCCAAAACAAACATCATTTTCGGCGCGAGCGTCGTTTCGGTTTCGATTTTCCCAACGCTCGTTCAACATGCTCGCGAATAGCGTCAAGAGACATTGCACTTTCCTCGATCCTACGGAGGATTTCGTGTACTTCCATGTCCAATCTCGATTCTTCTCTAAAAAGTGACTTTTGAATTTCCCGTTTATAGACCACTTCAGAATCCGTTTGATCTACCCAACGAACATTCGTCGAAATTAGTGGCAGAATTTCGACATCGAGCACTCCTCGTGAGATTGTTCGGAACTCAGGTTTCCCATCCTCTCGGTTTTCGAGAAGCGTCTTCAACTCAGGAAGAGCAATATCACATACGGGTCTCTCAAGCCAATGTGAAGGCCGTCCGAGTTCTCTTCGCATCAACCAGCCTAACCCTTTGCTATAATTGTCAACGGTAGTTTCTGGAACAATACCTGCACATACACCGTACCAGAGAAGACTCTCGCGTAAGTCGTCAATGAGTGGAAAGACCAACGAAAGGTGATCCAATGAGCCTGGCCGAACCCGACTGGCCAAATAACCCATCGCAAATGCCCGTATCTTTCGTGTCGATTTCGTCCCCTTTCCTAGTACTTGAATACCGTGTTCCACAGCGACCACCCGGCCTTCTCGGGGACCTTCCATGGCAATCCAGAGTTTCGAAGCTATCTCAGCATCAGGCATAAGATTGATCCAGCTATTTTTTGAGAGCTGTCCTTCAAGCTTTATTTCTCGGAGGGCATTAGCCAACAGGTCATTACTTTTGTTGTTTTGGCTTTCACAAAATAATACTGTTTCCCAAACAGACCTTATGTCAGATGGGCTCAACTCTAATGGAGCATTACCTACGAGTTTTCTAGTTGCTTCCCATCCCTGTTCTATATGGTCTTGATATTCCTGACTGGATACAGTAGTAACCTCATAATTCCGAACTGCCTTCGCTATCGCATAAGACATAGTACGAGTGAAAGCACTAAAGGGCAGTCGATTGATGTCAACCCGGCCAATTGAATAAGCGATTGCCTCGGTGATAATTAGACCAAGGTCTACTGATCGGTTTCCCGTTGTCCAATTAGTCGCAGACGCACTGGCAGCAAGCCTAGCATTCGATGGGCTTTCTACACGACAATGCGCCGTGAATGGCCGTATGTTCCGAAAGTAAGTTGAACACCAAGCCAGAAAATCCTGAGTTTTGCCTTCCGCCACTATTGCAGCTCGCGGAAGTGAAAACACCTCGGTAGGTGAAGAATTCCACGCAAGAAGTATATCATCTCCCTGCACCGAAAAGTCTTCCAGAATCTCACTCTTTACAACACCTTTGGTTAAAACTGGCGTTCTTCGCGAAATGAACTCAACGAATTGCTCTCGATCACATTTCCAGAGGTAAATCATTTCTTTCCTCCAAATACTGCATCAATGCTAGGAGGACTTGTGGCTGGCTCAACTGCTGCCAAAGCCGCTTCGAAGTAACCGTGAAGGTCATCGGTGTGATAAACTGAAAGCACCGTCTTCGCACGAGTCACGGCAGTAAACGCCATTCTACGATTGTTGCCAAATCTCCTAAGGTGTTCGCAGCCTGCTAAATGAAGAGCCCGGAACTCCAATCCCTTGGCTGCGTGAAAAGTGGATACAATAACCTTCTTGTCTGCGGGAAAAGTATCACCTGCACTTCCATGAAGAAGAAAAGCATCATCAGCGTGCTCTGAGTTACTAACTACATCCCAGACGGTACTCATGTGCTCCCTTTTTGGGCATAGTATTCCAATGCACTCATC
This genomic interval from Gimesia alba contains the following:
- a CDS encoding N-6 DNA methylase, producing the protein MTKEFFSYSETRQLFQTLEEITRRSNVSRAQAFEDTIRASVAALAAETMEPEYFEAIKAHTKGEIGKRGVDLMPVFLAQTVDAMSRTDNDVLGDLFQGCISYGEHSLYLTPPSVAQLMAKMTIDETEDGDNRDTSISDPCCGSGIPLIEAGKLRPKAELVGQDIDARCARLAAINLGLRQKYGWIICGNTLTSEVQFVYRIGSFFHKGPQGRRRGVIREVPPEQCPVLPELQHHTKQSLLDTLDEESFPNSVPEQNVPQIIEIPDWVLRLEQCHALQEQSEEQQNSPIHRSEENRAEGDLKTDTAKPQKPSPENDDEPPKTQQALF
- the istA gene encoding IS21 family transposase; amino-acid sequence: MDDYGRIRRAHRDGLSIREIARTFHHSRRKIREVLHGEGQPQQYSQRQTQAAPRLGPFHETIRQILADDESQPPKQRHTAQRIFERLRDEHGYLGGYDAVCRFVRKHRTNKRETFIPLDHQPGQRLEADFGKIYVDFPDGRRQVSVLILVWSYSNAPFVIALPTERTEAILEGMVQAFEYFDRVPKEVWWDNPKTVADAVLSGRSRKINQCYAALASHYAFEPLFCLPASGNEKPVVENRVKTLQRKWSTPVPKMEDFEELNIYLRQCCLQEQQRLSSGKTETIGTRFEQDKQNAAGLPRHRFDPCIRREVKVNKYQFARFENVDYSVPRQCAFQTVSVKGYVDRVEIVFKGTVVATHQRGYEKGCQILNPLHYLAALGRRPAALDHSNVYRQWKLPPVFDELRERLENRHGLRAGAKQYVRVLQLLSAHPVQRVQKTIEQLRGPEGADADRIIRRVERCTAYARNQSEFSPATLSKEELSRPEVLSVQVPCPSLNHFDLFLSTSTQGDHRAPTNNTEEKRSESTAAEQSQAVKVTGHECGV